From one Culex quinquefasciatus strain JHB chromosome 3, VPISU_Cqui_1.0_pri_paternal, whole genome shotgun sequence genomic stretch:
- the LOC6046263 gene encoding uncharacterized protein LOC6046263 isoform X1 gives MKPQVKEALPCPVTWIRFTLTAAVILLDSAAQGLLCRQCFSLVSWDDCERVARDNLCTTVGVNTSNLNLLHENPTLALGNLSEFRCYKYQARINRHNDRGLVTGYGRGCTFAVGDFCSDWKPAVAVKQCDVCDDRDLCNRGGGRAGPEVVVVLGVAAVMAAIGTGRYN, from the exons ATGAAGCCTCAAGTGAAAGAAGCCTTGCCTTGCCCGGTTACTTGGATCCGTTTTACGCTCACCGCAGCTGTAATTCTGCTCGATAGTG CAGCCCAGGGCCTGCTGTGTCGGCAGTGCTTCAGCCTGGTCAGCTGGGACGATTGCGAGCGGGTGGCCCGGGACAATCTGTGCACCACGGTGGGCGTCAACACGTCCAACCTGAATCTGCTGCACGAGAACCCGACGCTGGCGCTCGGTAACCTGAGCGAGTTCCGGTGCTACAAGTACCAGGCCCGGATCAACCGGCACAACGACCGGGGTCTGGTTACGGGCTATGGCCGCGGGTGCACCTTTGCCGTCGGGGACTTTTGCTCCGACTGGAAACCGGCGGTCGCCGTGAAGCAGTGCGACGTGTGCGACGATCGGGATCTTTGCAACCGGGGTGGGGGAAGGGCCGGTCCGGaagtggtggtggtgctgggGGTTGCAGCAGTAATGGCTGCCATCGGGACAGGACGTTATAATTAA
- the LOC6046263 gene encoding uncharacterized protein LOC6046263 isoform X2, which produces MKPQVKEALPCPVTWIRFTLTAAVILLDSAQGLLCRQCFSLVSWDDCERVARDNLCTTVGVNTSNLNLLHENPTLALGNLSEFRCYKYQARINRHNDRGLVTGYGRGCTFAVGDFCSDWKPAVAVKQCDVCDDRDLCNRGGGRAGPEVVVVLGVAAVMAAIGTGRYN; this is translated from the exons ATGAAGCCTCAAGTGAAAGAAGCCTTGCCTTGCCCGGTTACTTGGATCCGTTTTACGCTCACCGCAGCTGTAATTCTGCTCGATAGTG CCCAGGGCCTGCTGTGTCGGCAGTGCTTCAGCCTGGTCAGCTGGGACGATTGCGAGCGGGTGGCCCGGGACAATCTGTGCACCACGGTGGGCGTCAACACGTCCAACCTGAATCTGCTGCACGAGAACCCGACGCTGGCGCTCGGTAACCTGAGCGAGTTCCGGTGCTACAAGTACCAGGCCCGGATCAACCGGCACAACGACCGGGGTCTGGTTACGGGCTATGGCCGCGGGTGCACCTTTGCCGTCGGGGACTTTTGCTCCGACTGGAAACCGGCGGTCGCCGTGAAGCAGTGCGACGTGTGCGACGATCGGGATCTTTGCAACCGGGGTGGGGGAAGGGCCGGTCCGGaagtggtggtggtgctgggGGTTGCAGCAGTAATGGCTGCCATCGGGACAGGACGTTATAATTAA